One region of Sulfurisphaera ohwakuensis genomic DNA includes:
- a CDS encoding AbrB/MazE/SpoVT family DNA-binding domain-containing protein, protein MGYIVTVDERGRIVIPKEIRDKLNLKEGSKVEVALEKDGKIVINVKRISVDNIYGIAGKEYVKIEEIEEALGFESDD, encoded by the coding sequence ATGGGATATATAGTTACTGTTGATGAAAGGGGAAGGATTGTAATACCAAAAGAGATCAGAGATAAACTAAACTTAAAAGAGGGAAGTAAAGTAGAGGTTGCTTTAGAGAAAGATGGAAAAATAGTAATTAACGTGAAAAGAATAAGCGTGGATAATATTTACGGAATAGCAGGAAAAGAATATGTTAAAATCGAGGAAATTGAGGAGGCATTAGGATTTGAAAGTGATGATTGA
- a CDS encoding clan AA aspartic protease codes for MRIKAKINDVEDWFIVDTGFSGDIMVNYEIFEKIPFPTFDAGLVCITENECYIAFGKISTFRILGNEINTVVLWIPQLDENLIGEGALIKLGLVINYKDFTVLDP; via the coding sequence GTGAGAATAAAGGCTAAGATTAACGACGTGGAAGATTGGTTTATTGTAGATACTGGATTTAGTGGCGACATAATGGTTAATTATGAAATATTCGAGAAAATACCTTTTCCTACATTTGATGCAGGTTTAGTATGCATAACTGAGAATGAATGTTATATAGCTTTCGGAAAGATCTCTACATTTAGAATACTGGGTAATGAAATTAATACTGTAGTATTATGGATCCCTCAATTAGATGAAAATTTGATTGGTGAAGGGGCGTTAATAAAACTAGGTTTAGTTATAAACTACAAGGACTTTACGGTTCTTGATCCTTAA
- a CDS encoding STK_08120 family protein, with amino-acid sequence MEFIFSTNHEINVVFLIIADPNFTLYKIVDADVVKVNGNVYEASFTLGLMVLMIHGVVYSRNDKVSYKFNTIGVSGGEGGFLEFTHVKDGEIRISFDYEGRLSSFIKFMLGRRIAKNIKKLNEEIRLERIKRKI; translated from the coding sequence ATGGAGTTTATATTTTCTACGAATCATGAAATTAATGTAGTATTTTTAATTATTGCAGATCCAAATTTTACCTTATACAAAATAGTAGATGCAGATGTAGTAAAGGTAAATGGTAATGTTTATGAAGCCTCTTTTACATTAGGTCTTATGGTTTTAATGATACATGGAGTAGTTTATTCAAGAAATGATAAGGTCTCGTACAAATTTAATACAATTGGGGTAAGCGGGGGAGAAGGTGGATTTTTAGAGTTTACTCATGTAAAAGATGGGGAAATTAGAATTTCATTTGATTATGAAGGTAGATTAAGTTCTTTTATTAAATTTATGCTAGGACGAAGAATAGCAAAAAATATAAAGAAATTAAATGAAGAAATTAGATTAGAAAGAATAAAGCGTAAGATATAA
- a CDS encoding acetoacetate decarboxylase family protein, with product MQNDFSLPITKSGRSQIVFPPPWHYGVTYISAHVKFDKDSANQLLPNFLSTDGEGWIYIAEFISTSDHTWNFMYEDPELVQYMEGAIGLKVTFEGKNYLYFPFMWVDKDWALVRGWLDGYPKKIAKIVMTKLHPLLPMYNKPEKGLKMGGYVVRGGGVLLRLQVELQERADSVPVSKFGPFLNIRRFATRGDEEEDLYEVVSRVRDVRNYGEIWKGEAKVELGGYINDEVNLLKLEEVYAGYHYTLYFRVTTTKLLKKIVAEKITSS from the coding sequence ATGCAAAACGACTTTTCCCTACCTATTACAAAAAGCGGTAGATCACAGATAGTTTTTCCACCACCATGGCACTATGGAGTAACGTATATTTCAGCCCATGTGAAATTCGATAAGGATTCAGCAAATCAACTACTACCAAACTTTTTATCTACAGACGGTGAAGGTTGGATATATATTGCCGAGTTTATCTCAACTTCAGATCATACCTGGAACTTTATGTATGAGGACCCAGAACTGGTTCAATATATGGAAGGAGCTATAGGATTAAAGGTTACTTTTGAAGGTAAAAACTACTTATACTTCCCATTTATGTGGGTTGATAAAGATTGGGCCTTAGTGAGAGGATGGCTAGATGGTTACCCTAAGAAGATTGCTAAAATAGTAATGACAAAACTTCACCCCTTACTTCCAATGTATAATAAACCAGAAAAAGGACTAAAAATGGGCGGTTATGTAGTTAGAGGTGGTGGAGTTCTTCTAAGATTACAAGTTGAATTACAAGAAAGAGCCGATTCAGTGCCAGTTTCAAAATTTGGACCATTCTTAAATATAAGGAGATTCGCTACCAGAGGTGATGAAGAAGAGGACTTATATGAGGTCGTTAGTAGGGTTAGAGATGTTAGGAACTACGGTGAAATATGGAAAGGTGAGGCTAAAGTTGAGCTTGGTGGTTATATAAATGATGAGGTAAACTTATTAAAGCTTGAAGAAGTTTATGCCGGTTATCACTATACTTTATACTTTAGAGTAACAACTACAAAACTGTTAAAAAAGATAGTTGCTGAAAAAATAACTTCTTCTTAA
- a CDS encoding type II toxin-antitoxin system VapC family toxin, producing the protein MIDSNIFIYVLFSDPSYGERAKEILKTAEEDIAYSSTLIISQVLAHLERKKKVDVIPIFINYLQQSGIYISETTWEDVINGIKLLQELKLGYKLWDDAIIFSQMKRLGIDVIYSNDTDFDLFHANRKF; encoded by the coding sequence ATGATTGATTCTAATATCTTTATTTATGTACTTTTTTCTGATCCTTCTTATGGTGAAAGAGCAAAAGAGATATTAAAAACTGCAGAAGAGGATATAGCTTATTCTTCAACTCTAATAATTTCCCAAGTATTAGCACATTTAGAAAGGAAGAAAAAAGTTGATGTGATTCCAATCTTTATTAATTATCTTCAGCAGTCTGGAATATATATCTCTGAAACAACATGGGAGGACGTTATTAACGGAATAAAACTTCTCCAAGAATTGAAATTAGGTTATAAACTTTGGGATGATGCAATAATATTCTCTCAGATGAAAAGACTTGGAATAGACGTAATTTATTCTAATGATACAGATTTTGATTTATTCCATGCAAATAGAAAATTCTAA
- a CDS encoding MFS transporter, whose translation MSKEEESKASEIIARLDRLPTWAFNYILLGIIGIGELFTFFDIFNINVSFVQTAVTLFHVSPAQAAPLLGPVVLGNLAGYVVGSLLLSPIADRIGRRDMLMITMLIMGLSSLYNAFAPNYINFLIARTLTGIGVGADLAIVNTYVSEVAPLAYRSKYVSAIFIFSTIGGFLAIWLGLLFTTPPAPFPQGLPIALGGSGFFAVNGWRVMYIIGAALALVGLALRFRLPESPRWLVSKGRISEAEMIVNLMEEKVTSKGYKLPSLPSFIPVYKISKTVPYSEILTNSSYLKRFVLLVVVWFLAYTTVYSIAAGLTSLLTAQGYSPSEAGMVSAIGIIGFVLAAVIATLLGERLERKWWIGIGALVTVIGGMMIALTPNPIIDGLGAIILFIGFNVWVPVAYTWTAESFPTRARTSGFALCDGIGHLGGGLGVVYITSVAVSLHSTVELFGLIALFLVISAIIAMVAGHYTLGKRLDEISP comes from the coding sequence ATGTCTAAGGAAGAGGAGAGTAAGGCATCGGAAATTATAGCTAGATTAGATAGACTTCCAACGTGGGCTTTCAACTATATCCTTCTAGGCATAATAGGTATAGGAGAATTGTTCACATTTTTTGACATATTTAACATAAACGTTAGTTTCGTTCAAACAGCTGTAACATTATTCCATGTATCTCCAGCTCAAGCGGCTCCGCTATTAGGACCAGTAGTTTTGGGCAACTTAGCTGGTTATGTTGTAGGATCCCTTCTTCTTTCGCCAATTGCTGATAGAATTGGCAGAAGAGATATGCTAATGATAACAATGCTGATCATGGGATTAAGTTCGCTTTATAACGCTTTCGCGCCAAATTATATTAACTTCTTGATCGCTAGGACGTTAACTGGAATCGGTGTTGGGGCTGATTTAGCTATAGTGAATACTTACGTTAGTGAGGTTGCTCCATTAGCCTATAGGAGTAAGTACGTTTCAGCAATTTTCATATTCTCAACTATTGGAGGTTTTCTGGCAATTTGGTTAGGTTTGCTCTTTACTACACCTCCAGCACCATTTCCTCAAGGATTACCTATTGCGTTGGGAGGTTCCGGATTTTTCGCAGTTAATGGTTGGAGAGTAATGTATATTATTGGTGCAGCTCTAGCGTTAGTAGGACTAGCACTAAGATTTAGATTACCAGAATCTCCTAGATGGTTAGTAAGTAAAGGAAGAATTTCTGAAGCTGAAATGATAGTCAACCTAATGGAAGAGAAAGTAACTTCTAAAGGATATAAATTACCCTCATTACCGTCTTTTATACCAGTGTACAAAATTTCAAAAACAGTACCGTATTCAGAAATATTAACAAACTCATCATATTTAAAGAGATTTGTGTTACTTGTAGTAGTATGGTTCTTAGCTTATACTACAGTTTATAGTATTGCTGCTGGTTTAACTTCACTTTTAACAGCTCAAGGATATTCCCCCTCCGAAGCCGGAATGGTATCTGCGATTGGAATTATAGGGTTTGTTTTAGCCGCTGTGATTGCAACACTTCTAGGAGAAAGATTAGAAAGGAAATGGTGGATAGGAATAGGTGCTTTAGTTACAGTAATTGGAGGGATGATGATAGCATTAACACCAAATCCAATAATTGATGGATTAGGTGCTATTATACTATTCATAGGATTTAACGTTTGGGTACCAGTAGCCTATACATGGACTGCTGAGAGTTTTCCAACAAGGGCTAGAACTTCTGGATTTGCATTGTGTGATGGTATTGGCCATTTAGGAGGAGGTTTAGGGGTAGTATATATTACTTCTGTTGCAGTATCATTACATTCAACAGTAGAACTGTTTGGCTTAATTGCATTATTCCTAGTAATTTCAGCAATAATTGCAATGGTAGCTGGACATTATACTTTAGGAAAAAGATTAGATGAAATCTCTCCTTAA